The following proteins are co-located in the Poseidonibacter antarcticus genome:
- the metK gene encoding methionine adenosyltransferase translates to MENKKQYLFTSEVVSPGHPDKCADIIADTIVDKLIIEDKNSRVASEVFVAGKNVVIGGEVKSTCQLSNEDYEKLVKDALAKIGYDGKSAFTKEQCLHPDDVNVQVLLNQQSPDISQGVDQTTGDIGAGDQGIMFGFASTETADYMPAAISYARMLSDKVYAYALAHNHKLGVDIKTQVTVDYGSKENFENCKPQKIHTIVVSAPSVEGMDIKEVRELIQGLIDDSGLPVEMYDKENTIIHINPTGRYVSHSSLHDSGLTGRKLIVDSFGGYSPIGGGAQSSKDYTKVDRSGLYAARWLAKHIVAAGLAGKAVVQISYAIGVARPTSVSVDTMGTYTRINDDELSSFVMDTFSLTPRWITDKFALDKPSAETFLYADVAARGQVGQSDYPWEKLDELEKFKNL, encoded by the coding sequence ATGGAAAACAAAAAACAGTATTTATTTACTTCAGAAGTAGTAAGCCCAGGTCATCCTGATAAATGTGCAGATATTATTGCGGATACTATTGTTGATAAATTAATTATTGAAGATAAAAACAGCAGAGTTGCATCTGAAGTTTTTGTTGCAGGAAAAAATGTAGTAATTGGTGGAGAAGTTAAATCAACTTGCCAATTAAGTAATGAAGATTATGAAAAATTAGTTAAAGATGCTTTGGCAAAAATTGGTTATGACGGAAAGTCTGCTTTTACAAAAGAGCAATGTTTACATCCTGATGATGTAAATGTTCAAGTTTTATTAAACCAACAAAGCCCTGATATTTCTCAAGGTGTTGATCAAACAACAGGTGATATTGGTGCTGGAGATCAAGGTATTATGTTTGGTTTCGCATCAACTGAAACTGCTGATTATATGCCAGCTGCTATTTCATATGCTAGAATGTTAAGTGATAAAGTTTACGCATATGCATTAGCTCATAATCATAAATTAGGTGTTGATATTAAAACACAAGTTACTGTTGATTATGGTTCAAAAGAAAATTTTGAAAATTGTAAACCTCAAAAAATTCATACTATTGTAGTTTCAGCTCCTTCTGTTGAAGGAATGGATATTAAAGAAGTAAGAGAATTAATTCAAGGTTTAATTGATGATTCAGGACTTCCTGTAGAAATGTATGACAAAGAAAATACAATTATTCATATTAATCCAACAGGAAGATATGTATCTCACTCATCATTACATGATAGTGGATTAACAGGAAGAAAACTTATTGTTGATTCTTTTGGAGGTTACTCACCAATAGGTGGAGGAGCTCAAAGTTCAAAAGATTATACAAAAGTTGATAGATCTGGACTTTATGCAGCTAGATGGTTAGCTAAACATATTGTTGCAGCTGGACTTGCAGGAAAAGCTGTAGTTCAAATATCATATGCAATTGGAGTAGCACGTCCTACTTCTGTTTCAGTTGATACAATGGGTACATATACAAGAATAAATGATGATGAATTATCTTCATTTGTAATGGATACTTTCTCATTAACTCCAAGATGGATTACAGATAAATTTGCTTTAGATAAACCAAGTGCTGAAACTTTCCTTTATGCTGATGTTGCAGCGCGGGGGCAAGTTGGTCAAAGTGATTACCCTTGGGAAAAACTTGACGAATTAGAAAAATTTAAAAATTTATAG
- a CDS encoding sensor histidine kinase, whose translation MNIKNTLFLKVFILILMAIFFVLSIFSYEATRLQQKSILDTIESKAKSMADSIVFVNTDFMIVNDEVKILEFIYDFVQVNKDIKQLTLSRRNGNDLIIQEKKWELKENVIKNKLKDENIIKKEEYKIEYSNSVNENVFKYSYPIYLSSIHWGWIDFELSLDEYNEKINSMYKQFLILSIIVLITMLIVSFIIAKMVSKPIVKLEEVSEKIYNGDLSKRVSVETNDEIGKLSITFNKMIDSLEKSQVELKNSHNELENRVKKRTDELESKSKQLEELNNNLESIVQDEIQKRQKQEQLLIQQSKLASMGEMIGNIAHQWRQPLNALGLVIQNIQLSYMMEELDDKFMQKSVSKANLLTSSMSKTIDDFRNFFKANKEITEFSLDVSIQNSLKLIGSTFVHKNIIIEYTFGNDIRVFGYPNEFSQVILNILSNSKDAIVEKGISDGKVSLETKKSKTHGYIIIRDNGGGIPVSIMNKIFDPYFTTKEEGKGTGIGLYMSKIIIEKNMNGILYVNNTKYGAEFTVMLPLFKEYN comes from the coding sequence ATGAATATTAAAAATACTTTATTTTTAAAAGTTTTTATATTGATTTTGATGGCAATTTTTTTTGTTTTAAGTATATTTTCTTATGAAGCTACACGATTACAACAAAAATCAATTCTTGATACCATTGAATCAAAAGCAAAAAGTATGGCTGATTCTATAGTTTTTGTTAATACGGATTTTATGATTGTCAATGATGAAGTAAAAATACTTGAATTTATTTATGATTTTGTTCAAGTAAATAAGGATATTAAACAACTAACTCTTTCACGAAGAAATGGTAATGATTTAATAATTCAAGAGAAAAAATGGGAATTAAAAGAAAATGTTATAAAAAACAAGCTTAAAGATGAAAATATTATAAAAAAAGAAGAGTATAAAATTGAATATTCAAATTCAGTAAATGAAAATGTTTTTAAATATTCATATCCGATTTATCTTTCTTCAATTCACTGGGGTTGGATAGATTTTGAATTATCATTAGATGAATATAATGAGAAAATTAATAGTATGTATAAACAATTTCTTATTTTATCGATTATTGTTTTAATTACTATGTTAATAGTTTCTTTTATTATTGCTAAAATGGTTTCAAAACCAATTGTAAAATTAGAAGAGGTCTCAGAAAAAATTTACAATGGTGATTTATCAAAAAGAGTTAGTGTTGAAACAAATGATGAAATCGGAAAATTATCAATTACCTTTAATAAAATGATTGATAGTTTAGAAAAATCTCAAGTAGAATTGAAAAACTCTCATAATGAATTAGAAAATAGAGTAAAAAAAAGAACTGATGAATTAGAAAGTAAATCTAAACAACTAGAAGAACTGAACAATAATCTTGAAAGTATTGTTCAAGATGAAATTCAAAAAAGACAAAAACAAGAACAACTTCTTATTCAACAATCAAAACTTGCCTCTATGGGAGAAATGATTGGAAATATAGCACATCAATGGAGACAGCCATTAAATGCTTTAGGCTTAGTAATCCAAAATATACAATTGAGTTATATGATGGAAGAGTTAGATGATAAATTTATGCAGAAGTCTGTTTCTAAAGCAAATTTATTAACTTCATCTATGTCTAAAACAATTGATGATTTTAGAAATTTCTTTAAAGCTAATAAAGAGATTACAGAATTCAGTTTAGATGTTTCAATACAAAATTCCTTAAAATTAATTGGTTCAACTTTTGTACATAAAAATATAATTATAGAATATACTTTTGGAAATGATATCAGAGTTTTTGGATACCCAAATGAATTCTCGCAAGTAATTTTAAATATCTTATCAAATTCGAAAGATGCAATTGTTGAAAAAGGTATAAGTGATGGAAAAGTTTCATTAGAAACTAAAAAATCTAAAACTCATGGATATATTATTATAAGAGATAATGGAGGCGGAATACCTGTATCTATTATGAATAAAATTTTTGATCCATATTTTACAACTAAAGAAGAAGGTAAAGGAACGGGGATTGGATTATATATGTCTAAGATAATTATAGAAAAGAATATGAATGGAATTTTATATGTAAATAATACAAAATATGGTGCAGAGTTCACTGTAATGCTCCCTTTATTTAAAGAATATAACTAA
- a CDS encoding tRNA dihydrouridine synthase yields the protein MRKKIDFSQPLMVLAPLAGYTDLPFRSVVKKFGADITISEMISSNALVYKSEKTLKMIEKSPSEDPYIVQIAGNTPELVRDAVLLLNDIEGIDGIDLNCGCPAPKVFSHGSGSNLLGDLKKLEMILSTVKKYSTKQYTSAKVRLGVNEKIPVEIGKAVEACGVDFVSVHGRTRAGKYKAPVDYDAIKAMKEAISIPVFANGDIKDYAKAKEVLEYTKADGVMIGRGAIGRPWIFHQLKQQIEDKDISESLKKQIVLEHFDATLKFHGDHGAIMFRKLLHSYSKGYTGAHEFRDIINKISDAKVMRDMIESFFDPS from the coding sequence ATGAGAAAGAAAATTGATTTTAGCCAACCCTTAATGGTGTTGGCACCACTTGCTGGTTATACTGACTTACCGTTTAGATCTGTAGTAAAAAAATTTGGTGCAGATATTACAATTTCTGAAATGATTTCTTCTAATGCTTTAGTTTACAAATCTGAAAAAACTCTTAAAATGATTGAAAAATCTCCTAGTGAGGATCCTTATATTGTTCAAATTGCAGGAAATACTCCTGAATTAGTTAGAGATGCAGTTTTACTTTTAAATGATATAGAGGGAATAGACGGAATAGATTTAAACTGTGGATGTCCTGCTCCTAAAGTTTTTTCTCATGGATCTGGTTCAAATCTTTTAGGTGATTTAAAAAAACTTGAAATGATTCTATCAACTGTTAAAAAATATTCTACAAAACAATATACAAGTGCAAAAGTAAGACTAGGTGTAAATGAAAAAATACCAGTAGAAATTGGCAAAGCTGTTGAAGCCTGTGGTGTTGATTTTGTTTCTGTTCATGGACGAACAAGAGCAGGTAAATATAAAGCTCCTGTAGATTATGATGCAATCAAAGCTATGAAAGAAGCTATTTCTATTCCAGTTTTTGCAAATGGTGATATTAAAGATTATGCAAAAGCTAAAGAAGTATTGGAATATACAAAAGCTGATGGTGTTATGATTGGTCGTGGGGCTATTGGTCGACCTTGGATATTTCATCAACTAAAACAGCAAATTGAAGATAAAGATATATCTGAAAGTTTAAAAAAACAGATAGTTTTAGAGCATTTTGATGCAACATTAAAATTTCATGGTGATCACGGTGCTATAATGTTTAGAAAACTATTACATTCTTACTCAAAAGGTTATACGGGAGCTCATGAATTCAGAGATATTATAAATAAAATTTCTGATGCAAAAGTAATGAGAGATATGATAGAAAGCTTTTTTGATCCTTCTTAA
- the accD gene encoding acetyl-CoA carboxylase, carboxyltransferase subunit beta, protein MDLKNLFSKISFDSSSREQATKKDAPSHWVKCPECHALMFFKEVESQDNICPKCNFHMRIGAKRRIEILADQGTFVEYDENLRPNDPLKFVDKTSYKKRVELAEKKTGRTSSVLSGECEINEIPVQIVVFDFSFMGGSLGSVEGEKIVRAVNRAIEKRQGLIIVSASGGARMQESTFALMQMAKTSAALKKLDHAKLPYISILTDPTMGGVSASFAFLGDIIMAEPGALIGFAGQRVIKQTIGADLPEGFQRAEFLLEKGSIDMVVNRAQMKQTLSDLLTMFQKEEIAN, encoded by the coding sequence ATGGATTTAAAAAACTTATTTAGTAAAATATCGTTTGACAGCTCTTCAAGGGAACAAGCAACAAAAAAGGATGCCCCTTCTCATTGGGTAAAATGTCCAGAATGTCACGCTTTAATGTTTTTTAAAGAGGTTGAAAGTCAAGATAATATATGTCCTAAATGTAATTTTCATATGAGAATTGGAGCTAAAAGAAGAATAGAAATTTTAGCTGATCAAGGTACATTTGTAGAATATGATGAGAATTTAAGACCGAACGATCCTTTAAAATTTGTTGATAAAACTTCTTATAAAAAAAGAGTTGAATTAGCAGAGAAGAAAACAGGTAGAACTTCTTCTGTTTTAAGTGGAGAATGTGAAATAAATGAAATACCAGTACAGATTGTTGTATTTGACTTTTCATTTATGGGTGGTTCATTAGGTTCAGTAGAAGGTGAAAAAATAGTACGTGCAGTAAATAGAGCTATTGAAAAACGTCAAGGTTTAATTATTGTATCAGCTTCAGGAGGTGCAAGAATGCAAGAGTCTACTTTTGCATTAATGCAAATGGCAAAAACTTCAGCAGCCTTAAAAAAATTAGATCATGCAAAACTACCTTATATTTCTATTTTAACAGATCCTACAATGGGTGGTGTTTCTGCATCATTTGCTTTTTTAGGTGATATTATAATGGCAGAACCTGGTGCTTTAATTGGTTTTGCAGGTCAAAGAGTTATTAAACAAACTATTGGAGCTGATTTACCAGAAGGTTTCCAGCGAGCAGAATTTTTACTTGAAAAAGGTTCTATTGATATGGTTGTAAATAGAGCACAGATGAAACAAACTTTATCTGATTTATTAACAATGTTTCAAAAAGAAGAAATAGCTAATTAA
- a CDS encoding 50S ribosomal protein L11 methyltransferase — translation MSEYYFELIIKPNKNYELFLDLLTSLTNNAIEELDGSLIARSEEDLSDVQEGIKQFAEALNIECKTSHEKKENIDWIKQYQQSVKSVEIGNFYIRPSWEEKRDGKIDIIIDPALSFGSGHHETTSSCIEAIDKYVAEKSNVLDVGTGSGILAIAAAKKNCNVDICDTDDVCIKDTASNFKLNAVDFENSWIGSANKAVKKYDVVIANIVADVLAMISKDLKNCLNDNGILIISGILDKHIDRVLNKFKDLEQLELIHKNEWVTVVFKNNKEF, via the coding sequence TTGTCTGAATACTATTTTGAATTAATAATTAAACCAAATAAAAATTACGAACTTTTTTTAGACTTGCTTACGTCTTTAACAAATAACGCAATTGAAGAGCTTGATGGCTCTTTAATTGCAAGAAGTGAAGAAGATTTAAGTGATGTACAAGAGGGTATTAAACAGTTTGCAGAAGCTTTAAACATTGAATGTAAAACTTCACATGAAAAAAAAGAAAACATAGACTGGATAAAACAATACCAACAATCTGTAAAATCAGTTGAAATTGGTAATTTCTATATTCGCCCATCATGGGAAGAAAAAAGAGATGGAAAAATTGATATTATAATTGATCCAGCACTCTCTTTTGGCTCAGGTCATCATGAAACAACTTCATCTTGTATTGAAGCTATTGATAAATATGTGGCTGAAAAATCAAATGTTTTAGATGTAGGTACAGGAAGTGGAATTTTAGCAATAGCAGCAGCAAAGAAAAACTGTAATGTTGATATTTGTGATACTGATGATGTTTGTATTAAAGATACTGCTAGTAATTTTAAATTAAATGCAGTAGATTTTGAAAATTCTTGGATTGGTTCAGCTAATAAAGCAGTTAAAAAATATGATGTAGTAATAGCAAATATTGTTGCAGATGTATTGGCAATGATTTCAAAAGATTTAAAAAATTGCTTAAATGATAATGGAATACTAATCATTTCAGGTATTTTAGATAAGCATATTGATAGAGTATTAAATAAATTTAAAGATTTAGAACAATTAGAACTTATTCATAAAAATGAATGGGTTACAGTTGTATTTAAAAATAATAAGGAGTTCTAG
- the ftsH gene encoding ATP-dependent zinc metalloprotease FtsH produces the protein MNDKQNNDNNNNNFFNNNPLLVFVIFSIVTIFAFKALFPEDQMGSSTNNGVTPFNSQAKNQNIPYSDLKKLITSGKIEYVGIGNTQIKAVSKSGSGQVTTYTARRVIPDETLVPTLEKSGINYGGINEENVLADILFGWVLPIFIFFAIWMFIAKRMSKSMGGGGGGLLGIGSSKKMINSEKPNVTFDDMAGNKEAKEEVQEVVEFLRNPDRYVKLGAQIPKGVLLVGPPGTGKTLLAKAVAGEADVEFLSVSGSAFIEMFVGVGASRVRDLFEQAKKVAPAIIFIDEIDAIGKSRASGGPMGGNDEREQTLNQLLAEMDGFATEEAPVIVLAATNRPEVLDPALLRPGRFDRQVLVDKPDFEGRKEILNVHIKNVKVGKDVDLVEVARMTAGLAGADLANIVNEAALLAGRANKEEVNYEDFKEAVERQIAGLEKKSRRISPKERRIVAYHESGHALIAEITKGAKKVNKVSIVPRGMAALGYTLNTPEENKYLMQKHELIAEVDTLLGGRAAEEVFIHEISTGAGNDLERATDIIKSMATIYGMSDVAGLMVLEKRQNQFLGGQTQKDFSDDMAKNLDEHVKTILNERYAIVLQSLKDNNNAIEQMTAELLDIEVISGQRVREIIKENGGTIFEEEDLHSDALDKDAEDVKEEDDKPKID, from the coding sequence ATGAACGATAAACAAAACAATGATAATAATAACAACAATTTTTTTAACAATAATCCATTATTAGTATTTGTAATTTTTTCAATAGTTACTATTTTTGCTTTTAAAGCATTATTCCCTGAAGATCAAATGGGAAGTAGTACGAATAATGGTGTAACACCATTTAATTCTCAAGCAAAAAATCAAAATATTCCATATTCAGATTTAAAGAAATTAATTACTTCTGGAAAAATTGAGTATGTGGGAATTGGTAATACTCAAATTAAAGCAGTTTCAAAATCAGGTTCTGGTCAAGTTACAACGTATACTGCAAGAAGAGTTATTCCAGATGAAACATTAGTTCCTACTTTAGAAAAAAGTGGAATTAATTATGGTGGTATCAATGAAGAAAATGTCTTAGCAGATATTTTATTTGGATGGGTTTTACCTATTTTTATATTCTTTGCTATTTGGATGTTTATTGCAAAAAGAATGTCAAAATCTATGGGTGGAGGAGGCGGAGGTCTTCTAGGAATTGGATCATCTAAAAAGATGATTAATTCTGAAAAACCAAATGTTACTTTTGATGATATGGCTGGAAATAAAGAAGCAAAAGAAGAAGTTCAAGAAGTAGTTGAATTTTTAAGAAATCCTGATAGATATGTTAAATTAGGAGCTCAAATTCCTAAAGGTGTTCTTTTAGTAGGACCTCCAGGAACTGGTAAAACATTACTTGCAAAAGCAGTTGCTGGTGAAGCAGATGTTGAGTTTTTATCTGTATCTGGTTCTGCATTCATTGAAATGTTTGTAGGAGTTGGAGCATCAAGAGTAAGAGATTTATTTGAACAAGCTAAAAAAGTTGCACCTGCAATTATCTTTATTGATGAAATTGATGCAATTGGTAAAAGTAGAGCTAGTGGTGGACCAATGGGTGGTAATGATGAAAGAGAACAAACTCTAAATCAATTACTAGCTGAAATGGATGGTTTTGCTACAGAAGAAGCTCCTGTTATTGTATTAGCTGCAACAAATAGACCAGAAGTACTAGATCCTGCACTTTTAAGACCAGGAAGATTTGATAGACAAGTGCTAGTTGATAAACCTGATTTTGAAGGTAGAAAAGAAATATTAAATGTACATATTAAAAATGTAAAAGTTGGAAAAGATGTAGATTTAGTTGAAGTAGCACGTATGACAGCTGGACTTGCTGGTGCAGATTTAGCAAATATTGTTAATGAAGCTGCATTATTAGCAGGACGTGCTAATAAAGAAGAAGTTAATTATGAAGATTTCAAAGAAGCAGTTGAGCGACAAATAGCTGGTTTAGAGAAAAAATCAAGAAGAATTTCTCCAAAAGAGCGAAGAATTGTAGCTTATCATGAATCAGGACATGCACTTATTGCAGAAATTACTAAAGGTGCTAAAAAAGTAAATAAAGTATCTATTGTTCCAAGAGGTATGGCAGCTTTAGGATATACACTTAATACTCCTGAAGAAAATAAATACTTAATGCAAAAACATGAGTTAATAGCTGAAGTTGATACATTATTAGGTGGACGTGCAGCTGAAGAAGTGTTTATTCATGAAATTTCTACAGGTGCTGGAAATGACCTTGAAAGAGCTACTGATATTATTAAATCTATGGCTACTATTTATGGTATGAGTGATGTTGCTGGACTTATGGTTTTAGAAAAAAGACAAAATCAATTCTTAGGTGGACAAACACAAAAAGATTTCTCTGATGATATGGCTAAAAATTTAGATGAGCATGTTAAAACTATTTTAAATGAAAGATATGCAATTGTTCTTCAATCTTTAAAAGACAACAATAATGCAATTGAACAAATGACAGCTGAATTGTTAGATATTGAAGTTATCTCAGGACAGAGAGTTCGTGAAATCATTAAAGAAAATGGTGGAACTATTTTTGAAGAAGAAGATTTACATAGTGATGCATTAGATAAAGATGCAGAAGATGTAAAAGAAGAAGACGATAAACCAAAAATCGACTAA
- a CDS encoding thiamine phosphate synthase — MLSNLEKALGFELKASNLLYVLCDYETLQKKNISLKQFVELCKSANVKLIQYRDKVSSIKIQRKNLIFLKENLDIPILINDKIELIEFCDGLHLGQEDFSLIHKDKNIAIKLIRRKIKDKLLGLSTHNEIEILEANELDIDMIGLGAYRNTTTKEVDNILGDNIVYLSKISKHPVCAIGGVKIDDKIKNITFNVVGSGFYEN, encoded by the coding sequence ATGCTATCAAATTTAGAAAAAGCTTTAGGTTTTGAACTTAAAGCTTCTAATTTATTATATGTTTTATGCGATTATGAAACACTTCAGAAAAAAAATATTTCCCTTAAACAATTTGTAGAACTTTGTAAAAGTGCAAATGTAAAATTAATACAATATAGAGATAAAGTTTCTTCTATAAAAATCCAAAGAAAAAATTTGATTTTTCTAAAAGAGAACTTAGATATTCCTATATTAATAAATGATAAAATTGAATTAATTGAATTTTGTGATGGTTTACATCTAGGACAAGAAGATTTTTCTTTAATACATAAAGATAAGAATATAGCTATAAAATTAATAAGAAGAAAAATTAAAGATAAACTTTTGGGTCTTTCAACTCATAATGAAATTGAGATTTTAGAAGCAAACGAACTAGATATTGATATGATAGGTTTAGGTGCTTACAGAAATACAACTACAAAAGAAGTTGATAATATTTTAGGTGATAATATTGTATATCTATCAAAAATTTCTAAACATCCTGTTTGTGCAATAGGTGGTGTTAAAATTGATGATAAAATCAAAAATATTACATTTAATGTTGTAGGGAGTGGTTTTTATGAAAATTAA
- the dksA gene encoding RNA polymerase-binding protein DksA has product MANGKQVEELKQILLDKKELIIKHLQGSKDSMDSFKSSECRDEYDYAEISSDSFKEGIIASQQVKELAEIEEALKRVQEGTYGVCEMCDESIAIGRLRAKPFAKFCTPCREIYEVEK; this is encoded by the coding sequence GTGGCTAACGGGAAACAAGTTGAAGAATTAAAACAAATCTTATTAGATAAAAAAGAATTAATTATAAAACATTTACAAGGAAGTAAGGATAGTATGGATTCTTTTAAATCTTCTGAATGTAGAGATGAATATGATTATGCTGAAATATCGAGTGATAGTTTTAAAGAAGGTATTATTGCAAGCCAACAAGTTAAAGAATTAGCTGAGATTGAAGAAGCATTAAAAAGAGTTCAAGAAGGAACTTATGGTGTTTGTGAAATGTGTGATGAATCAATTGCAATTGGTAGATTAAGAGCTAAGCCATTCGCAAAGTTTTGTACACCGTGTAGAGAGATTTACGAAGTAGAAAAATAG
- a CDS encoding 23S rRNA (pseudouridine(1915)-N(3))-methyltransferase RlmH: MKINVYSIVKPSKDQFDDLIKEFIKMSSKYAKVEVNYIFNKTIAKAQSIGEREAQQSYSDAYEPLLKGYNVALDVLGKKIDSYAFSEILDGKNEINFFIGGAFGFKREFLKKCDSIISLSDLTMAHKIANIVLTEQIFRGLCIKNNHPYHK; the protein is encoded by the coding sequence ATGAAAATTAATGTTTATTCAATTGTAAAACCTTCAAAAGACCAATTTGATGATTTAATTAAAGAATTTATTAAAATGTCTTCAAAATATGCAAAAGTAGAAGTAAATTATATATTTAATAAAACAATTGCAAAAGCGCAATCTATTGGTGAAAGAGAAGCTCAACAATCTTATAGCGATGCATATGAACCATTATTAAAAGGTTATAATGTTGCTTTAGATGTTTTAGGAAAAAAAATAGATTCATATGCTTTTTCTGAAATATTAGATGGTAAAAATGAAATAAATTTTTTTATTGGTGGTGCTTTTGGCTTCAAGAGAGAATTTTTAAAGAAATGTGATAGTATAATATCATTAAGTGATTTAACAATGGCACATAAAATAGCCAATATTGTCTTGACTGAACAGATATTCAGGGGGCTTTGTATTAAAAATAACCACCCATATCATAAGTAA
- a CDS encoding PhnD/SsuA/transferrin family substrate-binding protein produces MNNLIKLLLIFTISLSLQAENKFESRFGFLSEGTLLSSFKDARVALKVWLEDVAVRYEGKLNIEFYDNSDSLYNALKNNELDMVVLDLPFFFKNKKDILETCDNFWALNMLDDKYSQYYLIAKKSLNAKNFKDIKGKTISLKKGNIGASVWLDKNSLISNKKSSKKITKRILEKKKESTAILNVFFNKSDFAIVRKKTWDIISELNPTISKKLEIVQKSEKIHIPFIGLFRKDINKLSIESFFKLSKDLNEIKGSQHIIALLKFNSLFRVNDDYLKNLDKYYNEYFMLQKKYK; encoded by the coding sequence ATGAATAATTTAATTAAATTATTACTTATATTTACTATATCCTTATCATTACAAGCAGAAAATAAGTTTGAATCACGATTTGGATTTCTTTCAGAAGGTACATTATTATCATCATTTAAAGATGCAAGAGTTGCATTAAAAGTTTGGCTTGAAGATGTAGCTGTAAGATATGAAGGTAAATTAAATATTGAATTTTATGATAATTCAGATTCTTTATATAATGCATTAAAGAATAATGAACTAGATATGGTAGTCCTAGATTTACCATTTTTTTTCAAAAATAAAAAAGATATTCTAGAAACATGCGATAATTTCTGGGCATTAAATATGCTTGATGATAAATATTCACAATATTATTTAATTGCAAAAAAATCTTTAAATGCTAAAAATTTCAAAGATATAAAAGGGAAAACAATATCTTTGAAAAAAGGTAATATTGGTGCTTCAGTTTGGTTAGATAAAAATTCTCTTATTAGTAATAAAAAATCATCAAAAAAAATAACAAAAAGAATATTAGAGAAAAAAAAAGAATCAACTGCTATATTAAATGTATTTTTTAATAAATCAGATTTTGCAATTGTAAGAAAAAAAACTTGGGATATTATTTCAGAATTAAATCCTACAATTAGTAAAAAATTAGAAATTGTTCAAAAATCAGAAAAAATTCATATTCCTTTTATTGGTTTGTTCCGCAAAGATATAAATAAATTATCTATCGAATCATTTTTTAAATTAAGTAAAGACTTAAATGAAATAAAAGGAAGTCAACATATTATTGCTTTATTAAAATTCAATTCTTTATTTAGAGTCAATGATGACTATTTAAAAAATTTAGATAAATATTATAATGAATATTTTATGTTACAAAAGAAATATAAATGA